CGAAACTGGCCGCGTTCTTCATGGCAGCAATCAACGTCCCCTCCGTGAACGGTTTAGGCGGACTGGTTTTCATATCTTTAACCTCAGAACCGGTGACAGCGCAAATATCCCCTTTTGCCAGCGCCGGCAGCGCCATACTGTCACCGTCGACGTCCTCTTCATCGTCATCTTTTTCAGCCTGGAACAATGACTTCCAGCCCGTCACCACACCGACTTTCCCGCGTGTACGGAACAGCTGACCACCGATATTGAAAGACGCCTCCGTCACGTCAGATTCCTGCAGCGGAAGGAACTGGGCGAAATAATGCTGGCGAATCAGATGGTAGACCTTCAGCTCATCGGCGCTGAGGCGCGACAAATCAAATGCCTGTCGGGTGGGAATGATGGCATGGTGCGCGGTGATTTTCTTGTCATTCCAGACACGCGAGACAAACTTCCTGTCCAGCTGATTCAGTACCGGGGCCACAGCGGGATCGGATTTTGCCACTGCCGCCAGAACGTCGGGTATTTCCTGCTGCATCGAAGTTGGAAGGAAACCGCAATCTGTCCGGGGGTAGGTGGTCGCTTTGTGGGTTTCGTAGAGGGATTGGGCAATGGCGAGCACATCATTTGCGCCCATGCCGAACTTTCGGGAGCAGACCTGCTGAAGGGTGCCCAGGTCAAAACAGAGGGGGGCCGCCGTTTTTTCCCGCTTCTGTGTTACCTCCAGTACCACAGCCCTGCCCTGCTGCTGACACAACTGCCCCACCGCCCGGGCGGCCTGGGGATTGATGCAACGCTTTTCCTCATCACAGTACTGCTCAACGGGCACCCAGACTGCCCGGAACCGGACGCCCTCTTTTTCAATAAGCGCATGTACCTGCCACCAGGGCTTTGGCACGAAGGATGTGATTTCATTATCCCTGTTAACCACCATAGCAAGCGTCGGCGTCTGTACCCGCCCGACGGACAGCACTTCTGACACCCCTGAGTCACGGGCCTTAAGGGTATAAAGACGCGTCAGGTTCATGCCAATGAGCCAGTCCGCCTGGCTCCTGCCCTTGCCGGCATCATACAGCAGGGCTGTTTTTTCCCCCGGAAGAATACTGCTAAGTGCTTCCTTCACACTGGCCTCATCCAGGGCTGACAACCAGAGCCGGCGTACCGCGCCACTGTAGCGGCAGTATTCCATCAGCTCACGAGCGATCACCTCGCCCTCGCGGTCGGCATCGGTTGCGATGACCACTTCAGACGCCTTTTTGAGCAGCTTACTGATAACGGTGAACTGCGATTTTGTCTGCTCTTTAACGACCATTTTCCAGGCCTCAGGCAGCACAGGCAGAACATCGGCACGCCATGGCCTGCCATACTGCTCGCCATAGGCTTCAGGGCTGGCAGTTTCGAGTAAATGGCCGACCGCCCAGGTCACAACGATGTTACCGCCGCTGATAAATCCCTGCTCACGCTTGCTGATACCCAGCACGCGGGCAATATCCTTTGCCTGGGAGG
This DNA window, taken from Mixta gaviniae, encodes the following:
- a CDS encoding DNA topoisomerase III, giving the protein MQLFLCEKPSQAKDIARVLGISKREQGFISGGNIVVTWAVGHLLETASPEAYGEQYGRPWRADVLPVLPEAWKMVVKEQTKSQFTVISKLLKKASEVVIATDADREGEVIARELMEYCRYSGAVRRLWLSALDEASVKEALSSILPGEKTALLYDAGKGRSQADWLIGMNLTRLYTLKARDSGVSEVLSVGRVQTPTLAMVVNRDNEITSFVPKPWWQVHALIEKEGVRFRAVWVPVEQYCDEEKRCINPQAARAVGQLCQQQGRAVVLEVTQKREKTAAPLCFDLGTLQQVCSRKFGMGANDVLAIAQSLYETHKATTYPRTDCGFLPTSMQQEIPDVLAAVAKSDPAVAPVLNQLDRKFVSRVWNDKKITAHHAIIPTRQAFDLSRLSADELKVYHLIRQHYFAQFLPLQESDVTEASFNIGGQLFRTRGKVGVVTGWKSLFQAEKDDDEEDVDGDSMALPALAKGDICAVTGSEVKDMKTSPPKPFTEGTLIAAMKNAASFVSDPKLKKVLRDNAGLGTEATRAAVLETLFKRHYLEKKGKHIHSTQMARELIAALPETLTSPGMTALWEQALDDISQGKMSLAVFMQKQLQWTRHLVEKGRQDSVKITAPVTPPCPLCKGPTRKRKGKKGDFWGCVRYPDCKGIINTNGKKTTKRKKAASGTKTESSAQ